The DNA sequence CTTGTTTCACCAGGTTTTTGATTAAGCCCTGCTGTAATTACAACAATATCTGCATCAGCACAATCTTTGTAAGCCCCAAACACTACATCAATATTCTTTTTTAAAAACATTTGCCCATGATTGAGGTCCATAACCTCACCTTTTGCCTTATTCTCATTAACATCGATAATTACAAGTTCATGTACAAGTGAATTGTCTATTGTCAAAGCATAAGCAAAACTTGCGCCTACCCCACCAGCTCCAATAAGAACAACTTTATTAGACTTAAGCATAAATTACTCCATATAAATTTAAACTACATAAAACTAATTTTAAATAATTAATAATAATTATTTAATAAAAATATTTTATCGTATTTTTAAAGGCTTTGCCAACCAAATACCTTCAAAAATTAAAAATACATTTAACTATCATTAGACTTCAAAACTGCTAGAAAAGCACTTTGTGGAATTTCAACATTTCCTACCATCTTCATTCGCTTTTTACCTTCTTTTTGCTTTTCTAAAAGTTTTCGCTTACGAGTAATATCGCCACCATAACACTTGGCAGTAACATCTTTTCTAACAGGAGAAATTGTCTCTCTAGCAATAACGTTAGAGCCAATAGCACCTTGAATAGCTATTTTAAATTGTTGCCTTGCTATTTCATCTTTTAACTTTTTACAAATCCCTGTAGCTTTAATTCTTGCACTATCTTTAAAAACCAATTGAGAAAGTGCATCAACTCTATCACCATTAACTAATATATCTAATCTTACTAAGTCTGTATGCTCATAATCTAAAAGCTCATAGTCAAAAGACGCATATCCGCGACTCACAGATTTGATCTTATCATAAAAATCAAAAAGTATTTCAGAAAGAGGCATTTTATAAATAAGTTCAACGCGCTTAGTATCAAGATAAATTAAATTTGTCTGTACTCCTCTTTTCAACAAACATACACTCATAATATTTCCTAAAAATTCTGTAGGAACAATAATATTGGCTCTAATATAAGGTTCAAGAACATTTTCAATAACTTCATTTCCAGGAAATTGCTCAGGACTTTCAATATAATAAGATTTACCCTTTTTAGGAATAATTTTGTATCTAACAGAAGGAGAAGTCAATATTACATTTAAATCAAATTCACGCTCAATACGTTCTTGAATAACCTCCAAATGCAAAAGTCCAAGAAATCCGCATTTAAAACCATGCCCAAGAGCCGATGATGAATCTTTTTCAAATGTTAAAGATGCATCATTAAGCTTTAATCTATCCATTGCCTTTAAAAGATCGTCATATTGATTAGCATCAACAGGATACACCGAAGAAAACACTACAGGCTTAACTTCTTTAAACCCCTCAAGTGGGGATAATGCAGGACAATCATAAAGAGTTACAGTATCTCCAATCTTAACATCTGATATATTTTTTATTCCTGCAATAAAATATCCAACATCCCCTGCTTCTAACCTATCTTTTTTTTCAAGCAATATTTTAAAAACCCCAATTTCCTCAATCAAATAATTGCTATCAGTATGCATTAATCTAATCTTATCGCCTGTTTTGATTTGCCCTTCAAAAATCCTAAAATGAACAATAACTCCTCTATAAGAATCATAATGTGAATCAAAAATTAATGCTCTTAACGGATCTTTAACACTTCCTCTGGGGGATGGAACATACTTACAAATAGCTTCAAGCAAATCATCAATCCCTACTCCATTCTTAGCAGAAATCGAAATAGCAATTTCCTCGTTTAACCCTAAATCATTTTTTATTTGCTTTTTTACAAAATCAATATTAGCATTTGGAAGATCTATTTTATTAATAACAGGAATAATTTCCAAATCATGCTCAAAAGCCATATAAAAATTAGAAACTGTTTGAGCTTGTACTCCCTGGCTTGCATCAATCAACAAAAGAGCACCCTCACAAGATGAAATTGCTCTTGATACTTCATAAGAAAAATCAACATGGCCTGGGGTATCAACAAAATTTAACTCATAAAGCTCACCATCATTACTCTTATAAGTAATTGTCACTGCCTGGCTTTTTATTGTAATCCCCCTTTCTCGCTCAATATCCATACTGTCAAGCATTTGACTTTTAAAATCACGATCAGATATTATTTTAGCCTTTTGAATAAATCGATCAGCTAATGTCGATTTACCATGATCAATGTGTGCAATAATGCAAAAATTTTTCTTACGAATACTAATACTGACCCTCCTAAATTACAAATCAAGCTTTAAAAACGTATATTTTTCTTAAATACAGAATTTTTAATTTGACTTCTTGATTTTGCAATATAAGGAGAAAATCTTGGCGCAAGATCTACCACTAATTTCCAGGTATCTATTGCTCTAAATCTATAATCACCATTAGAATATGTATAAGTAGCAACAGCAATATTATAAACTATTTCCCAGAAATCTGTAGATTCAAAAGCATTTTTAATTGCCTTATACTCATTAATTTTTTTAACAAAAGACCTTAAATTTCTAAACTGATAAACAGGTTCATAATAACAAACATAATCATACATTCTTGTTAAAATTCCTACTGCAGCTATAAGTCCATGAGTAATTGAAAGTTCATAAGCTCCCAAACGCAAATAAACTTTTGACAATAATTGGTGAGTATCAATAACATTGTAGTTCTTAAATCTATAAAGATTAAAAGTAAAATCAATACCAAAAGCTCCTCTTACTTGTTTTAAATAAGAAGTTAGATAAAATGAAATATTAAATTTATTATTTGACGCACTATTTTCATTATTAGAATAATCATGATAACTATAATAATCTTTTTTAGTTGAAAACTTATTTAATATATTATTTAAATAATCAATTGTATCAACATAATTATTCTCAAGTTCGGCCATTTTGGCTAAAGAAAAAAGTATTTTTTTTTCAAAAGATCCATCTAGTAAATAATCTTTATCTTCAAAAGCCTTGTAAAGGTTCAATTTTTCAAGAACAGCATTGCCGGACATTCCATAAGCTACTGATAAATAATAACTGGCCTCAGGATAAACGCCTTTTCTAAGCAAAGCTTCCTGTAAATAATTAATAGCATCTGTAAGACTAGATTTACTAAATTCAGATTTAGAGTAAAGAAATTGCCTACCCTTTTCAAGCAAAATCCAATAAGGAAAATTCTTATTGCTTAAA is a window from the Borreliella chilensis genome containing:
- a CDS encoding elongation factor 4, with translation MLDSMDIERERGITIKSQAVTITYKSNDGELYELNFVDTPGHVDFSYEVSRAISSCEGALLLIDASQGVQAQTVSNFYMAFEHDLEIIPVINKIDLPNANIDFVKKQIKNDLGLNEEIAISISAKNGVGIDDLLEAICKYVPSPRGSVKDPLRALIFDSHYDSYRGVIVHFRIFEGQIKTGDKIRLMHTDSNYLIEEIGVFKILLEKKDRLEAGDVGYFIAGIKNISDVKIGDTVTLYDCPALSPLEGFKEVKPVVFSSVYPVDANQYDDLLKAMDRLKLNDASLTFEKDSSSALGHGFKCGFLGLLHLEVIQERIEREFDLNVILTSPSVRYKIIPKKGKSYYIESPEQFPGNEVIENVLEPYIRANIIVPTEFLGNIMSVCLLKRGVQTNLIYLDTKRVELIYKMPLSEILFDFYDKIKSVSRGYASFDYELLDYEHTDLVRLDILVNGDRVDALSQLVFKDSARIKATGICKKLKDEIARQQFKIAIQGAIGSNVIARETISPVRKDVTAKCYGGDITRKRKLLEKQKEGKKRMKMVGNVEIPQSAFLAVLKSNDS